In Toxotes jaculatrix isolate fToxJac2 chromosome 12, fToxJac2.pri, whole genome shotgun sequence, the following are encoded in one genomic region:
- the LOC121190428 gene encoding myb/SANT-like DNA-binding domain-containing protein 2, whose product MAASSNAEHSPEISTPLKIPKTEVPSPESEDLSDSNQYHSNPSTPNRFSPLNVGSGTAGRTAASSSSNSFTACRGMSWTPSETNALIAVWGNERLTEARMQQLEVAGTVFSGKAPGPAMYERVSRALSELGYERTPSQCRERMKTLRRCYSRVKEHGIGKRKSSYTIEQLEKVFGQGGWDSQSCAPVLINSSGLYQEMESDGSTLEDFSQEDWCNQVLDSAFQEGDMETEEIQVPKNRALQIQAELSEQTQKRDMMQTVMRILESVELKWEHFQTWTEFSRLHLSNKLAIFGVGYNTRWREDVRYHYAEISSQVPLGKRLREYFNPEKPEGRIIMTKVQKMNWKNVYYKFLDITISEARCLELHMEVDWTPVSQSKTASCSKGTSHYLLPGDIPKAYGLYAVGYEAVSPSNDTTQTSPQGDSEDHSLPQSESENATQSQADGEGAGQGDRTGAKVTYCYLGIAEDRTIQQCLFQHFQGSGKHYVHGEPSAVTRFLQENCRGGVTCQDGEGGGNSSQRFAIYIKFIEVELDFLSAGSLVECLETAVGYSLKYNNKETS is encoded by the exons ATGGCGGCGTCCAGTAACGCGGAGCATTCTCCAGAGATATCGACGCCGTTAAAGATACCGAAAACCGAGGTGCCATCCCCCGAGTCGGAGGATTTGAGTGACAGTAATCAATACCACTCCAATCCCTCGACACCTAACCGCTTCTCGCCTTTGAACGTGGGCTCAGGGACCGCGGGCCGGACGGCGGCCTCATCCTCCTCCAACAGCTTCACCGCTTGCCGGGGGATGTCGTGGACCCCGTCGGAGACAAACGCCCTCATCGCGGTCTGGGGCAACGAGAGGCTGACGGAGGCGAGgatgcagcagctggaggtcGCGGGGACCGTGTTCTCCGGTAAGGCCCCCGGTCCTGCCATGTACGAGCGGGTGTCCAGAGCCCTGTCGGAGCTGGGATACGAGAGGACCCCCTCCCAGTGCAGGGAGAGGATGAAG ACGCTCCGGCGCTGTTACAGCCGTGTCAAGGAGCATGGCATCGGTAAAAGGAAGAGCAGCTACACTATAGAGCAGCTGGAGAAGGTGTTTGGTCAGGGAGGCTGGGACTCCCAGAGCTGTGCCCCAGTGCTGATCAACAGCAGCGGGCTGTATCAGGAGATGGAGTCTGATGGCAGCACCCTGGAAGACTTCTCCCAGGAGGACTGGTGCAACCAGGTGCTGGACTCGGCTTTCCAGGAGGGAGACATGGAGACTG AAGAAATCCAGGTGCCTAAAAACAGAGCTCTACAGATTCAAGCAGAGCTGTCAGAACAAACCCA GAAAAGGGACATGATGCAGACTGTGATGCGTATCCTTGAGTCAGTGGAGCTGAAATGGGAACATTTCCAAACATGGACTGAGTTTTCACGGCTGCACCTCTCCAACAAACTGGCCATCTTTGGCGTGGGCTACAACACGCGCTGGCGCGAAGACGTGCGTTACCACTATGCTGAAATCAGCTCGCAGGTGCCGCTGGGCAAGAGGCTTCGCGAGTACTTCAACCCAGAGAAGCCCGAGGGCCGTATCATCATGACCAAAGTTCAAAAGATGAACTGGAAGAATGTCTACTACAAGTTCCTGGACATTACTATCAGCGAGGCGCGCTGCCTGGAGCTGCACATGGAGGTGGACTGGACCCCCGTATCCCAGTCCAAGACAGCAAGCTGCAGCAAAGGCACATCCCACTACCTCCTTCCTGGGGACATCCCCAAGGCGTATGGACTCTATGCTGTTGGCTATGAGGCTGTGTCGCCCTCTAACGACACCACTCAGACCTCTCCCCAGGGCGACAGTGAAGACCATAGCTTACCTCAGAGCGAGTCAGAAAATGCAACTCAGAGTCAGGCTGATGGAGAAGGAGCAGGGCAGGGTGACAGGACTGGGGCTAAAGTCACTTACTGCTACTTAGGCATAGCTGAGGATAGGACCATACAGCAGTGTCTCTTCCAGCACTTTCAGGGTTCTGGCAAACACTATGTCCACGGTGAACCGTCCGCTGTGACGCGTTTCCTGCAGGAGAACTGCCGCGGTGGCGTCACATGTCAGGATGGTGAGGGAGGTGGAAACTCATCTCAACGTTTTGCCATTTACATAAAATTCATTGAGGTGGAGCTGGACTTCCTCTCTGCAGGGTCCCTGGTGGAGTGCCTCGAAACCGCTGTGGGTTATTCCttgaaatacaacaacaaagaaacatcATAA